In Streptomyces qaidamensis, one DNA window encodes the following:
- the gatA gene encoding Asp-tRNA(Asn)/Glu-tRNA(Gln) amidotransferase subunit GatA: MTDIIKLTAAETAAKIASGELTAVQVTEAHLARIEAVDEKVHAFLHVDREGALAQARAVDEKRERGEKLGPLAGVPLALKDIFTTEGVPTTVGSKILEGWIPPYDATVTQRLKAADVVILGKTNMDEFAMGSSTENSAYGPTGNPWDLTKIPGGSGGGSSAALASFQAPLAIGTDTGGSIRQPAAVTGTVGVKPTYGAVSRYGMVAFSSSLDQGGPCARTVLDAALLHEVIAGHDPLDSTSIDEPVPAVVEAARNGSVEGMRVGVVKQFRGEGYQAGVIQRFDESVALLKELGAEIVELDCPSFDLALSAYYLIAPSECSSNLARFDGLRYGLRTGDDGTNSAEAVTSLTREAGFGPEVKRRIMLGTYALSSGYYDAYYGSAQKVRTLIKQDFDKAFDQVDVIVSPTTPTTAFAIGERADDPMAMYLADLCTIPTNLAGNAAMSLPCGLAPEDNLPVGLQIIAPVMKDDRLYKVGAAVEAAFVEKWGHPLIEEAPSL, encoded by the coding sequence ATGACGGACATCATCAAGCTCACGGCAGCCGAGACCGCCGCGAAGATCGCCTCCGGCGAGCTCACCGCGGTCCAGGTCACGGAGGCCCACCTCGCCCGCATCGAGGCCGTCGACGAGAAGGTGCACGCCTTCCTGCACGTCGACCGCGAGGGCGCCCTCGCCCAGGCCCGTGCCGTGGACGAGAAGCGCGAGCGGGGCGAGAAGCTCGGCCCGCTGGCCGGCGTGCCCCTGGCGCTGAAGGACATCTTCACCACCGAGGGCGTGCCCACGACCGTCGGTTCGAAGATCCTCGAAGGCTGGATCCCGCCGTACGACGCGACGGTCACGCAGCGGCTCAAGGCCGCCGACGTCGTCATCCTCGGCAAGACCAACATGGACGAGTTCGCCATGGGGTCCTCCACCGAGAACAGCGCCTACGGCCCGACCGGCAACCCCTGGGACCTGACCAAGATCCCCGGCGGTTCCGGTGGCGGTTCCTCCGCCGCGCTCGCCTCCTTCCAGGCCCCGCTCGCCATCGGCACGGACACCGGCGGTTCCATCCGCCAGCCCGCCGCCGTCACCGGCACGGTCGGTGTGAAGCCGACGTACGGCGCGGTCTCCCGCTACGGCATGGTCGCCTTCTCGTCCTCCCTCGACCAGGGCGGGCCCTGCGCCCGTACGGTCCTGGACGCGGCGCTGCTGCACGAGGTCATCGCCGGGCACGACCCGCTCGACTCCACGTCCATCGACGAGCCCGTTCCGGCGGTCGTCGAGGCCGCCCGCAACGGCAGCGTCGAGGGCATGCGCGTCGGCGTCGTCAAGCAGTTCCGCGGCGAGGGCTACCAGGCCGGCGTCATCCAGCGGTTCGACGAGTCCGTCGCGCTGCTCAAGGAGCTGGGCGCCGAGATCGTCGAGCTGGACTGCCCGTCCTTCGACCTGGCGCTGTCGGCGTACTACCTGATCGCGCCCTCGGAGTGCTCCTCCAACCTCGCCCGCTTCGACGGCCTGCGCTACGGCCTGCGGACCGGCGACGACGGCACGAACTCCGCCGAGGCGGTCACCTCCCTGACCCGCGAGGCCGGCTTCGGCCCCGAGGTCAAGCGCCGCATCATGCTCGGCACCTACGCCCTGTCGAGCGGCTACTACGACGCCTACTACGGCAGCGCCCAGAAGGTCCGCACACTCATCAAGCAGGACTTCGACAAGGCGTTCGACCAGGTCGACGTGATCGTCTCCCCGACGACCCCGACCACCGCCTTCGCGATCGGCGAGCGCGCCGACGACCCGATGGCGATGTACCTCGCCGACCTGTGCACCATCCCGACCAACCTGGCGGGCAACGCGGCCATGTCGCTGCCGTGCGGTCTCGCCCCGGAGGACAACCTCCCGGTCGGCCTGCAGATCATCGCCCCCGTCATGAAGGACGACCGCCTGTACAAGGTGGGAGCAGCCGTCGAGGCGGCCTTCGTGGAAAAGTGGGGCCACCCGCTGATCGAGGAGGCTCCGTCGCTGTGA
- a CDS encoding SAM-dependent methyltransferase, with amino-acid sequence MPDITSRTSNDPLTDRVSHPGYPRSNGYDARWTIDNQMGPHALWLLEWLAPALGLDSLSPGSRVLDLGCGRAMTSVFLAREYDVSVTAADLWVKPDENAGRIAEAGVTDRVLPVLAEAHDLPFGESSFDTIVSIDAYQYFGTDDLYLPHLTRLLKPGGRIGVVVPALREEIDGVEPPEHLKPYWEPDFWCFHTAAWWRRHWTRSGAVEVETAEWLEDGWRDWLRWCEVVAEEHTDEWHIRMARQCAEMLRLDRGETLGFVRVVGRRR; translated from the coding sequence ATGCCGGACATCACTTCCCGGACCTCGAACGACCCCCTCACTGACCGTGTGAGCCACCCCGGCTACCCGCGCAGCAACGGCTACGACGCCCGCTGGACCATCGACAACCAGATGGGCCCGCACGCGCTGTGGCTGCTGGAGTGGCTGGCCCCCGCCCTGGGGCTCGACAGCCTGAGCCCCGGCTCCCGCGTGCTCGACCTGGGCTGCGGCCGTGCCATGACGTCGGTCTTCCTCGCCAGGGAGTACGACGTGTCGGTCACCGCAGCCGACCTGTGGGTCAAGCCCGACGAGAACGCCGGGCGCATCGCCGAGGCGGGCGTCACCGACCGCGTCCTGCCCGTGCTCGCCGAGGCGCACGACCTGCCGTTCGGTGAGAGCAGCTTCGACACGATCGTCTCGATCGACGCCTACCAGTACTTCGGCACCGACGACCTCTACCTGCCCCACCTGACGCGGCTGCTGAAGCCCGGCGGGCGGATCGGCGTCGTCGTACCGGCGCTGCGCGAGGAGATCGACGGCGTCGAGCCGCCGGAGCACCTCAAGCCGTACTGGGAGCCCGACTTCTGGTGCTTCCACACCGCGGCGTGGTGGCGACGCCACTGGACCCGCAGCGGGGCCGTGGAGGTCGAGACCGCGGAGTGGCTGGAGGACGGCTGGCGCGACTGGCTGCGCTGGTGCGAGGTCGTGGCCGAGGAGCACACGGACGAGTGGCACATCCGGATGGCACGGCAGTGCGCCGAGATGCTGCGCCTCGACCGGGGCGAGACGCTGGGCTTCGTCCGGGTCGTCGGCCGCCGCCGCTGA
- the gatB gene encoding Asp-tRNA(Asn)/Glu-tRNA(Gln) amidotransferase subunit GatB has protein sequence MTTTTDLVSYEDALASYDPVMGLEVHVELGTKTKMFCGCSTALGQEANTQTCPVCLGLPGALPVVNATGVESAIKIGLALNCEIAEWCRFARKNYFYPDMPKNFQTSQYDEPIAFNGYLDVQLEDGETFRVEIERAHMEEDTGKSTHVGGATGRIHGASHSLLDYNRAGIPLIEIVTKPIEGAGERAPEVARAYVRELRELIKALGVSEARMEMGQMRCDVNLSLRPNGTEKFGTRSETKNVNSLRSVERAARFEIQRHAAVLSSGGTIIQETRHFHEDTGSTTSGRVKEEAEDYRYFPEPDLVPVAPSRAWVEEIRAGLPELPLVRRNRLREEWGVSATDMQAILNAGALEPIVATIEAGADAASARKWWMGELARSANESGKALDELAITPAQVARVTELVAKGDLNDKLARQVIEGVLAGEGTPDEVVDKRGLKVVSDEGALTTAVEEAIAGNPGVADKIRGGKVAAAGALVGAVMKATRGQADAARVKELILEKLGVSEG, from the coding sequence GTGACCACCACGACCGACCTGGTGTCGTACGAGGACGCACTCGCGTCGTACGACCCCGTCATGGGCCTTGAGGTCCATGTCGAACTCGGCACCAAGACCAAGATGTTCTGCGGCTGCTCGACCGCCCTCGGCCAGGAAGCCAACACGCAGACCTGCCCGGTCTGCCTCGGCCTGCCCGGCGCGCTCCCGGTCGTCAACGCGACCGGCGTCGAGTCCGCCATCAAGATCGGTCTCGCGCTGAACTGCGAGATCGCCGAGTGGTGCCGCTTCGCCCGGAAGAACTACTTCTATCCGGACATGCCGAAGAACTTCCAGACCTCCCAGTACGACGAGCCGATCGCCTTCAACGGCTACCTCGACGTGCAGCTGGAGGACGGCGAGACCTTCCGCGTGGAGATCGAGCGCGCCCACATGGAGGAGGACACCGGCAAGTCGACGCACGTCGGCGGCGCCACCGGCCGTATCCACGGCGCGTCCCACTCCCTGCTGGACTACAACCGCGCCGGCATCCCGCTCATCGAGATCGTCACCAAGCCGATCGAGGGCGCGGGCGAGCGTGCCCCCGAGGTCGCGCGGGCCTACGTCCGTGAGCTGCGCGAGCTCATCAAGGCGCTCGGCGTCTCCGAGGCCCGGATGGAGATGGGCCAGATGCGCTGCGACGTGAACCTGTCGCTGCGCCCGAACGGCACCGAGAAGTTCGGCACCCGCTCGGAGACGAAGAACGTCAACTCGCTCCGGTCCGTGGAGCGCGCGGCCCGCTTCGAGATCCAGCGGCACGCGGCCGTGCTGTCCTCGGGCGGCACGATCATCCAGGAGACCCGCCACTTCCACGAGGACACGGGGTCGACGACCTCGGGCCGGGTGAAGGAGGAGGCCGAGGACTACCGGTACTTCCCGGAGCCCGACCTCGTCCCGGTCGCCCCGTCCCGCGCGTGGGTCGAGGAGATCCGCGCCGGTCTGCCCGAGCTGCCGCTGGTCCGCCGCAACCGGCTCCGCGAGGAGTGGGGCGTCTCGGCCACCGACATGCAGGCGATCCTCAACGCCGGTGCGCTGGAGCCGATCGTCGCCACGATCGAGGCCGGGGCGGACGCCGCCTCCGCCCGCAAGTGGTGGATGGGCGAGCTGGCCCGCAGCGCCAACGAGTCGGGCAAGGCGCTCGACGAGCTGGCGATCACGCCCGCGCAGGTGGCCCGGGTCACCGAGCTCGTCGCGAAGGGCGACCTGAACGACAAGCTGGCCCGGCAGGTCATCGAGGGCGTCCTCGCGGGCGAAGGCACCCCGGACGAGGTCGTCGACAAGCGCGGTCTGAAGGTCGTCTCCGACGAGGGCGCGCTCACCACCGCCGTCGAGGAGGCCATCGCCGGCAACCCGGGCGTCGCGGACAAGATCCGCGGTGGCAAGGTGGCCGCGGCCGGCGCCCTGGTCGGCGCGGTCATGAAGGCGACCCGCGGTCAGGCCGACGCGGCACGCGTCAAGGAACTGATCCTGGAGAAGCTGGGCGTCAGCGAGGGCTGA
- the gatC gene encoding Asp-tRNA(Asn)/Glu-tRNA(Gln) amidotransferase subunit GatC: MPGITREEVAHLARLARLELKPEELDHFAGQLDDIIGAVARVSEVADQDVPPTSHPLPLTNVMRADEVRPSLTPEQALSGAPAQEQQRFKVPQILGED; the protein is encoded by the coding sequence ATGCCTGGCATCACGCGCGAGGAGGTCGCCCACCTCGCCCGGCTGGCGCGTCTGGAGCTGAAGCCCGAAGAGCTCGACCACTTCGCGGGACAGCTGGACGACATCATCGGCGCGGTCGCCCGCGTCAGTGAGGTCGCCGACCAAGACGTACCGCCGACCTCGCACCCGCTTCCGCTGACGAACGTCATGCGCGCGGACGAGGTCCGTCCGTCGCTCACCCCCGAGCAGGCGCTCTCCGGCGCCCCGGCCCAGGAGCAGCAGCGTTTCAAGGTGCCGCAGATCCTGGGGGAGGACTAA